From the genome of Candidatus Electrothrix communis, one region includes:
- a CDS encoding NUDIX hydrolase: MRCSQCGADIPVYKNPAPTVDIIIELEGGIVLIERKNPPFGWALPGGFVDYGESFEAAAVREAKEETGLDVTLVRQFHTYSHPDRDKRQHTASTVFIATAVGTPIGADDAKQAQIFSKDKLPELAFDHARILHDYYEKTY, translated from the coding sequence ATGCGATGCAGTCAATGCGGTGCAGATATTCCTGTCTATAAAAACCCGGCCCCCACAGTGGACATTATTATCGAGCTGGAAGGCGGAATCGTTCTCATTGAACGGAAGAATCCTCCCTTTGGCTGGGCCTTGCCCGGCGGCTTTGTTGACTACGGCGAGAGCTTCGAAGCTGCTGCTGTCCGCGAGGCAAAGGAGGAAACCGGCCTGGATGTGACCTTGGTTCGCCAGTTTCATACCTATTCCCATCCAGACCGAGATAAACGGCAGCATACCGCCTCAACGGTCTTTATCGCCACGGCTGTCGGCACCCCCATAGGCGCGGATGACGCCAAGCAGGCACAGATCTTCAGCAAGGATAAATTACCGGAACTGGCCTTTGACCATGCTCGTATCCTTCATGATTATTATGAAAAAACATACTGA
- a CDS encoding group 1 truncated hemoglobin, producing the protein MKKSLVFLTAFAALFIAGAGTSAIAGSAQPAETKVAAEEPQPTLYEQLGGEPAVTAAVDGFYVKVLADDRVNGFFEGVDMDRQRAMQTAFLTFAFGGPNAYEGKDLRAGHAHLVAKGLNDTHFDIILEHLGTTLKELGVKDELIQQAADVANSVRGDILGK; encoded by the coding sequence ATGAAAAAATCACTTGTTTTCCTGACAGCATTTGCAGCCTTATTTATCGCCGGTGCAGGCACAAGCGCAATTGCAGGCAGTGCCCAACCCGCAGAGACCAAGGTTGCAGCGGAAGAGCCACAACCGACCCTTTATGAGCAATTAGGCGGGGAACCGGCTGTAACAGCTGCGGTAGACGGTTTTTACGTTAAAGTGCTGGCTGATGATCGAGTGAACGGCTTCTTTGAAGGAGTTGATATGGACCGTCAGCGGGCAATGCAGACAGCCTTCCTCACCTTTGCCTTTGGCGGACCGAATGCCTATGAAGGAAAAGATCTGCGGGCTGGCCATGCTCACCTGGTGGCGAAAGGTCTGAACGACACTCATTTTGACATTATCCTTGAGCATCTCGGAACCACCCTGAAAGAGCTTGGTGTGAAAGACGAGCTGATTCAACAGGCAGCCGACGTGGCCAATAGTGTTCGCGGCGATATTCTTGGAAAATAA
- a CDS encoding translocation/assembly module TamB domain-containing protein, whose translation MKSDNTPPVRRPLRKWLILLLFTCLLFFTVLVLALTTETGFRVLLRTADTLSGPVFSVEEIEGHLLSRWRLGKVQVHLDKVVDVKLDELAFAWSPEMLFQKRLVLHQVAAQGLVVKLTGSSKEDKKEEKDGPVVMPTIKLPLDIDLEELHLRDGQIFFSENGTPFVIEEVILQAAARNQQLETKQEIKQATQVDIQRIKLDLRDYGVDLQGQVAFYDAWPLKLKGAWQVADPGINDLDGTLDAQGDLDDLAVFLTLIAPSEVTLEGRVTDIVNDLHWQAAAKTGQFHLNDIKVDVPVDGTLTIVEASGTVGSYRGTLAADIHYDGYPPVQAEAKVIAEDYSGVVIEYLSVHHQESTLTTRGRMQWTGGFSWQAELEGKELDPSLVAEKWPGRISGLIQSQGQLSSSETSLEVNINALNGELAGFPLKGSGGMELNTQGMVFHDLQIQAGSAEVELDGRITKDNSLDLKVRAESDDLSAFFPEYAGSIHLRGTATGKQENPGIDLVLEGAGLEVAGYKLSKIQADLKADLVMEGEESGMKINELKLLVDEDMSLDATGQVGWHEGISWQVELSGEQLNPGLFVPEWPGKVQAKIRSQGRKSTDKLVAEVEIDELSGILRNLPLAGSGKAEIDGKKININALHLQSGSTQLDIDGQADEQKLHVTVQARSDDLSPLVPEIQGGFEATVEAQGDPARPEIMLSLNGSGLSFQDYNLQHLQTDVKAKLSLQGESQGATVDELRLVLDKKSTLAASGQIGWSNGLSWQVDLSGDRLDPSLLLSEWPGNITTKIHSQGQKNGEELTAQVQIDELGGKLRDLPLSGSGKVALNDKQVLVDKLRLGFGSGKVVVNGSADPAQQFDLSFEAEAKDLAGLLPKAGGNFRVQGTLKGRAQQPDLDLTVNAGNVKYEEYRLKHLKGRIKADLAENGKIDANMKASGIRVKEEKINSASLQIQGSTDQHTLELSVVGTPGKVRLAAAGGLKEQAWQGRLTQLSLLNDQFGKWAMSHPADLRLSGKESGKKAMLSGFSLKHNDLKVSLDGAWKQEGGWQIDGAVDDFALKLLQEWKLPVPDLDGTAKARFAAQGQGAVPDQAEFSLELPKLSLTTESFEDDGEELGTTVWVWTGNTVEARLRDKAVRLHARTQFQDNSDADLELIVKNCGDFSEPEKMPLSGQLDLNLKDLSPIAHLTNEDVQATGKFGGRILFGGTARKPTMNGKLALSKGKEKQGEIFIPAAGIGLKEIKIALKGDSRSNTIDAQLSSGEGKIKLTGVARQDAKQYWLADFVIFGKKFQAADLPEYSAVISSDLRLRYAETGTRLSGTVTLDKAKIAPKGFSGAVSSSSDVIVIDDEQAAKGTSPMYLDLEVIMGKEVLVNTFGLKGFLDGSLKIKAKPGRPITGLGNLDLRDGTFDFEGNTLQLTQGRVFYQGGPIDNPGLDIQASREIDKVELGVRLTGTANDMEMRLFSDTAMDESEILSYLLTGQDISKSGTEDKALSPAAATLGKVGGGVLLKTVDPLKTLDMEGLVDLSIGGGEDASDVSLVMGKEIYKDLYISYGKDLTGAGGTFKARYDLKYGFSVETATNAKTNGADLLWSWEH comes from the coding sequence ATGAAATCCGATAATACGCCCCCTGTCCGACGCCCTTTGCGAAAATGGCTTATTCTCCTTCTTTTCACCTGCCTGCTTTTTTTTACGGTCCTTGTTTTGGCCCTGACCACAGAAACAGGTTTTCGAGTTCTGCTGCGCACAGCGGATACCCTCAGTGGCCCTGTTTTTTCCGTGGAAGAGATAGAGGGACATTTGCTGAGTCGCTGGCGTCTGGGTAAGGTGCAGGTGCATCTTGACAAGGTGGTTGATGTGAAGCTGGATGAATTGGCCTTTGCCTGGTCCCCTGAGATGTTGTTTCAGAAGCGGCTGGTTTTGCATCAGGTCGCTGCCCAGGGGTTGGTGGTAAAATTGACCGGAAGCAGCAAGGAGGACAAGAAAGAGGAAAAAGACGGTCCTGTTGTCATGCCGACCATCAAGCTGCCGCTGGATATTGATCTGGAAGAGCTGCATCTTCGGGACGGTCAAATCTTTTTTTCGGAAAATGGAACTCCGTTTGTCATCGAGGAGGTTATCCTTCAGGCTGCTGCTCGAAATCAGCAGCTGGAAACAAAACAGGAGATAAAACAGGCCACCCAAGTTGATATTCAACGGATCAAGCTGGATCTCCGCGATTACGGGGTAGATCTTCAGGGGCAGGTTGCCTTTTATGATGCTTGGCCCCTGAAACTCAAAGGGGCGTGGCAGGTGGCTGATCCCGGTATCAATGATCTTGACGGTACCTTGGATGCGCAAGGAGATTTGGACGATTTGGCCGTCTTCCTTACATTGATTGCACCGAGCGAGGTTACCTTGGAGGGTAGGGTGACTGATATTGTTAACGACCTCCACTGGCAGGCCGCAGCCAAAACCGGCCAGTTTCACCTGAACGATATCAAAGTCGATGTCCCGGTGGACGGCACCCTGACCATTGTCGAGGCCTCGGGCACGGTGGGCAGTTATCGGGGTACCTTGGCTGCGGATATCCATTACGATGGTTATCCGCCGGTTCAGGCCGAGGCCAAGGTGATTGCTGAGGATTATAGCGGCGTGGTCATTGAATATCTATCTGTTCACCATCAGGAGTCCACACTGACCACCCGAGGCAGGATGCAATGGACCGGCGGTTTTTCCTGGCAGGCGGAGTTGGAGGGCAAGGAGCTTGATCCCTCCCTGGTTGCGGAAAAATGGCCGGGCAGGATCAGCGGGCTGATTCAGAGCCAGGGGCAGCTCAGCTCTTCAGAAACATCGTTGGAGGTGAACATCAATGCCCTGAACGGCGAATTGGCCGGATTTCCTCTCAAAGGCAGCGGCGGTATGGAGCTGAATACCCAGGGGATGGTGTTTCATGATTTGCAAATCCAGGCCGGTTCTGCGGAGGTCGAGCTTGACGGGCGTATTACCAAGGATAACTCGCTGGACCTCAAGGTTCGTGCAGAGTCTGATGATCTTTCAGCCTTCTTTCCTGAGTATGCCGGCAGTATCCATCTTCGCGGAACCGCCACGGGCAAGCAGGAAAATCCCGGTATCGACCTTGTTCTGGAAGGGGCCGGACTTGAGGTTGCGGGCTATAAGCTCAGTAAGATTCAGGCCGATCTCAAGGCTGATCTGGTCATGGAAGGGGAAGAGAGCGGCATGAAAATCAACGAGCTGAAACTGCTGGTTGATGAGGATATGTCTTTAGACGCAACCGGGCAAGTCGGCTGGCATGAGGGCATTTCTTGGCAGGTAGAGTTGAGCGGAGAACAACTGAATCCAGGGTTGTTTGTTCCTGAATGGCCGGGAAAAGTTCAGGCCAAAATACGTTCGCAAGGAAGAAAGAGTACGGACAAACTGGTCGCCGAGGTGGAAATTGACGAGCTCAGCGGCATCTTGCGCAACCTCCCCCTGGCCGGGAGCGGCAAGGCGGAAATAGATGGCAAGAAAATAAATATTAATGCTCTGCATCTGCAATCCGGTTCCACCCAGCTGGATATTGACGGACAGGCGGATGAACAGAAACTCCATGTCACGGTTCAGGCGCGCTCTGATGATTTGAGTCCTCTTGTCCCTGAAATCCAAGGAGGTTTCGAGGCCACGGTTGAGGCACAGGGAGATCCGGCTCGTCCTGAGATCATGCTCTCGCTGAACGGGTCCGGGCTTTCTTTCCAGGATTATAATCTCCAACATTTGCAAACCGACGTAAAGGCAAAGCTCAGTTTGCAGGGAGAGAGTCAGGGCGCAACGGTGGATGAGCTACGCCTTGTTTTGGATAAGAAGAGTACCCTTGCTGCCAGCGGGCAGATCGGCTGGAGCAACGGGTTGTCCTGGCAGGTTGACCTGAGCGGAGATCGACTTGATCCTTCCCTGTTGCTTTCGGAATGGCCCGGCAATATCACGACCAAGATCCATTCCCAGGGTCAGAAAAATGGAGAGGAACTCACTGCTCAGGTCCAGATAGATGAGCTGGGCGGAAAATTACGTGATCTTCCACTCTCGGGCAGCGGCAAGGTTGCGCTGAACGATAAGCAGGTTCTGGTTGATAAGCTGCGCCTCGGTTTTGGCTCAGGGAAGGTGGTGGTTAATGGCTCTGCGGATCCTGCCCAGCAGTTTGATCTCAGTTTTGAGGCGGAAGCAAAGGATCTGGCCGGTCTCCTGCCAAAGGCCGGTGGTAATTTCCGAGTACAGGGGACCTTGAAGGGCAGGGCACAGCAGCCTGATCTGGATCTGACCGTCAATGCCGGGAACGTGAAGTATGAGGAATACCGGCTTAAGCACCTCAAGGGCAGAATCAAGGCTGATCTTGCCGAGAACGGCAAGATTGATGCAAACATGAAGGCCTCCGGGATTCGCGTCAAAGAAGAAAAAATCAACAGCGCTTCCTTGCAGATTCAAGGAAGCACAGACCAGCATACGCTGGAACTTTCTGTTGTCGGTACGCCGGGAAAGGTTCGGCTTGCTGCTGCGGGTGGTCTTAAGGAACAGGCATGGCAGGGCAGGCTGACCCAACTGTCCTTACTGAATGATCAGTTCGGTAAATGGGCAATGTCGCATCCTGCTGATTTGCGCTTGTCGGGCAAAGAATCAGGTAAGAAAGCCATGCTTTCCGGTTTCAGCCTAAAGCATAATGATCTGAAAGTATCCCTGGACGGAGCCTGGAAGCAGGAGGGCGGCTGGCAGATCGATGGAGCGGTGGATGATTTTGCTCTCAAGCTCTTGCAGGAATGGAAGCTGCCGGTCCCAGATCTTGACGGCACGGCAAAGGCAAGGTTTGCCGCACAGGGTCAGGGAGCTGTTCCTGATCAGGCGGAATTCTCTTTAGAGCTGCCGAAGCTGTCCCTGACCACGGAGAGCTTTGAGGATGACGGGGAAGAGCTCGGTACGACTGTTTGGGTCTGGACTGGCAATACTGTTGAAGCCCGACTCCGAGACAAGGCGGTTCGTTTGCATGCTCGGACCCAATTCCAGGATAACAGCGATGCAGATCTGGAGCTCATTGTGAAAAACTGCGGCGATTTCAGTGAGCCGGAAAAAATGCCTTTGAGCGGTCAACTTGATTTGAATCTCAAGGATCTCAGCCCAATTGCCCATCTGACCAATGAGGATGTCCAGGCCACGGGAAAATTTGGAGGCCGAATCCTCTTTGGCGGGACAGCCCGTAAACCGACAATGAACGGCAAGCTGGCCCTGAGTAAAGGCAAAGAAAAGCAGGGCGAGATATTTATTCCAGCAGCCGGTATCGGGCTCAAAGAGATCAAGATTGCTCTTAAGGGCGATAGCCGCTCTAATACGATAGACGCGCAACTGAGCTCCGGTGAAGGGAAAATCAAGCTCACCGGCGTAGCCCGGCAAGATGCAAAGCAATATTGGCTTGCCGATTTTGTCATCTTTGGTAAAAAATTTCAGGCAGCAGATCTCCCAGAATATAGCGCCGTCATCAGCTCAGATCTCCGCCTGCGTTATGCGGAAACAGGAACTCGACTCAGCGGGACTGTGACGCTGGATAAGGCTAAAATTGCCCCGAAAGGCTTCAGCGGTGCAGTGTCTTCCTCCAGTGATGTTATCGTTATTGACGATGAGCAGGCTGCAAAAGGTACTTCGCCGATGTATCTTGATCTTGAGGTGATCATGGGCAAAGAGGTGTTGGTGAATACCTTTGGTCTGAAGGGTTTTCTAGATGGAAGTTTGAAGATTAAGGCCAAGCCTGGTCGTCCGATCACCGGTCTTGGTAACCTTGATCTACGTGACGGCACCTTTGATTTTGAGGGCAATACACTGCAACTCACCCAGGGAAGGGTTTTTTATCAAGGTGGTCCCATTGATAATCCGGGGCTGGATATTCAGGCCTCCAGGGAAATAGATAAGGTTGAATTGGGGGTGCGTCTCACCGGAACAGCGAATGATATGGAGATGCGGTTGTTTTCTGATACAGCTATGGATGAATCAGAGATTCTTTCCTACCTGCTGACCGGCCAGGATATCTCCAAGTCTGGTACTGAGGACAAGGCCCTTTCTCCGGCTGCTGCCACCTTGGGCAAGGTCGGCGGCGGGGTGCTGTTGAAGACGGTTGATCCCCTTAAAACCCTTGATATGGAGGGTCTGGTGGATCTCAGTATTGGCGGGGGTGAGGATGCCTCAGATGTATCTTTGGTGATGGGTAAAGAGATTTATAAGGATCTCTATATCAGCTACGGCAAGGATTTGACCGGAGCCGGAGGAACCTTCAAGGCCCGCTATGATCTGAAATACGGGTTTTCCGTTGAGACAGCGACCAACGCCAAGACCAACGGGGCTGATTTGCTCTGGTCCTGGGAGCATTAA
- a CDS encoding DEAD/DEAH box helicase: protein MAHAQQHLIAALLPDGRLQLERESTDKRINKSSTLLEQEIFTTYSEKNKGEESCASWLLRLGFSDPSTPLSPSLDFWRRFSGLFIHHLRLTPELEELRDKVSVPLAAEEIDRLMETVPALTGGEYLCPDLLASFWSKLNNAFTQSLSDYAGTVADFFHSFSPESQLLGRIYFHLVENKNADLPFAFLATYATRMGTEGESRHLPLKYALQEYQKDNAKLLNLLSTVHRAARESKLITDLLESNDLFSPLAWTAGKAHIFLQEVPLYEDAGILCRIPDWWHTKSSGISVKISLGDRTPAMVGITALLDFTPRLMLGDEELTPEEIKQLLDQVEGLAFIKNKWVSVDQERLQQTLAAYEEAEKLAENEGLTLAEAMRLQLHPETMLAGQADSGIVEVENGEWLQTVFSKMTDPGQLPKTATDKHFLADLRPYQQDGLSWLCELNKLGFGACLADDMGLGKTVQILAFLNILSQGQRSRGKKGGKGKTIHKAASLLIIPASLLSNWDQEIKKFSPNLKVFLAHPDMHRPRRIKTPTESELDELDLVITTYALSHRYTWLQEYGWQYVILDEAQAIKNPGTRQSKAVKTIPARNRIAMTGTPVENRLSDLWSLFDFVNPGLLGTAAEFSTFSKALADRLDGYGRLRRMTAPFILRRLKSDKSIISDLPDKVEMKTWATLSKKQAVIYQQLVDRINDTLEESDGIQRKGMILAALTKFKQICNHPDQYAGVDGYTAKESGKFSRLQEICETIHEKREQVLVFTQFKEMTAPLACFLETVFQRPGLILHGSVAVGKRKKIIEQFQQDDYIPFMVLSLKAGGVGLNLTRANHVIHFDRWWNPAVENQATDRAFRIGQKKKVMVHKFVTKGTIEEKIDAMLTQKQQLSNDVVAASGESWLTEMNNDELADLFSLNI from the coding sequence ATGGCGCATGCCCAACAACACCTCATCGCTGCCCTTCTTCCAGACGGCAGGCTCCAACTTGAACGAGAGTCCACGGACAAGAGGATCAATAAAAGCAGCACCCTGCTTGAGCAGGAAATCTTCACGACCTACAGCGAAAAAAACAAAGGCGAGGAATCATGCGCTTCGTGGCTGCTCCGACTCGGCTTCAGCGACCCGAGCACCCCCCTCTCCCCTTCCCTAGATTTCTGGCGGCGTTTCAGCGGTCTGTTTATCCATCATCTGCGCCTGACCCCTGAGCTGGAAGAGCTGCGAGACAAGGTCTCTGTCCCATTAGCTGCTGAGGAAATCGACAGGTTAATGGAAACCGTTCCCGCCCTAACCGGCGGGGAATATCTCTGTCCTGATCTGCTCGCCTCTTTCTGGTCCAAACTGAATAACGCCTTTACTCAGTCTCTAAGCGATTATGCAGGCACGGTTGCGGATTTCTTCCACTCCTTTTCTCCAGAAAGTCAGCTGCTGGGTCGGATCTATTTCCATCTTGTGGAGAATAAAAACGCCGACCTGCCCTTTGCCTTTCTCGCCACCTATGCGACCCGGATGGGGACTGAAGGCGAATCCCGGCATCTCCCCCTGAAATACGCCCTGCAGGAATATCAAAAGGACAATGCAAAATTGCTGAACCTGCTGAGCACCGTGCATCGAGCTGCTAGAGAAAGCAAGCTGATTACCGATCTGCTGGAGAGCAACGACCTCTTTTCTCCGCTGGCCTGGACCGCCGGTAAGGCCCATATTTTTTTGCAGGAAGTGCCCCTGTACGAGGACGCTGGTATCCTCTGCCGGATCCCGGATTGGTGGCATACCAAGAGTAGCGGCATCAGCGTCAAGATCAGCCTGGGCGACCGCACCCCGGCAATGGTCGGCATAACTGCCCTGCTGGATTTCACGCCTCGGCTCATGCTGGGGGACGAGGAACTCACCCCGGAGGAGATCAAACAGCTCCTTGATCAGGTGGAAGGGCTGGCCTTTATCAAAAATAAATGGGTGAGCGTTGATCAGGAACGGTTGCAACAGACCTTGGCCGCCTACGAAGAGGCGGAAAAACTGGCTGAAAACGAAGGGCTGACCCTGGCCGAGGCCATGCGTCTGCAACTGCACCCGGAGACGATGCTTGCGGGCCAGGCGGATAGCGGGATCGTTGAGGTGGAAAACGGCGAATGGCTGCAAACAGTGTTCAGTAAAATGACTGATCCTGGGCAACTGCCGAAAACCGCTACGGATAAGCATTTCTTGGCCGACCTGAGACCGTACCAGCAGGACGGTCTGAGCTGGCTCTGCGAACTGAACAAACTTGGTTTCGGAGCCTGCCTAGCCGACGACATGGGCCTGGGCAAGACGGTGCAAATCCTGGCCTTTCTCAACATCCTTTCGCAGGGGCAGCGAAGTAGAGGAAAAAAAGGGGGGAAAGGAAAAACGATCCACAAGGCCGCCTCCTTGCTCATTATCCCGGCATCCCTACTCTCCAACTGGGACCAGGAAATCAAGAAATTCTCCCCGAACCTCAAGGTCTTTCTCGCCCATCCTGATATGCACCGCCCGCGCCGGATCAAAACACCGACCGAGAGCGAACTGGATGAGCTGGATCTGGTCATCACCACCTACGCCCTGAGCCACCGGTATACCTGGTTGCAGGAATATGGCTGGCAGTACGTAATCCTGGATGAAGCCCAGGCCATCAAAAATCCCGGTACCCGCCAGAGCAAGGCCGTAAAAACCATCCCGGCCCGTAATCGCATCGCCATGACCGGTACTCCGGTGGAAAACCGGCTGAGCGATCTCTGGTCCCTGTTCGACTTTGTCAATCCCGGCCTGCTCGGCACAGCTGCAGAATTTTCCACCTTCAGCAAGGCCCTGGCCGACCGTCTGGACGGATACGGACGCCTGCGCAGGATGACCGCCCCCTTTATTCTGCGACGCCTGAAAAGCGATAAATCCATTATCAGCGACCTGCCGGACAAGGTGGAGATGAAAACCTGGGCCACGTTAAGTAAAAAACAGGCAGTCATCTATCAGCAGCTAGTCGACCGGATCAACGACACCTTGGAGGAAAGCGACGGTATCCAACGCAAGGGTATGATTCTGGCCGCCCTGACCAAATTCAAACAGATCTGCAACCATCCAGATCAATATGCCGGAGTGGACGGGTACACAGCCAAGGAAAGTGGCAAGTTCAGCCGTTTGCAGGAGATCTGCGAGACCATCCATGAAAAACGGGAACAGGTGCTCGTCTTTACCCAGTTCAAGGAGATGACAGCACCTCTGGCCTGCTTTCTCGAAACCGTGTTTCAGCGGCCCGGCCTTATCCTGCACGGTAGCGTGGCTGTGGGCAAACGAAAAAAAATCATCGAACAATTCCAACAGGACGATTATATTCCCTTTATGGTATTGTCCCTTAAGGCGGGGGGCGTGGGACTCAACCTGACCAGGGCCAACCATGTGATTCATTTTGATCGCTGGTGGAATCCAGCTGTGGAGAATCAGGCCACGGACCGGGCCTTCCGCATCGGACAGAAAAAAAAGGTGATGGTGCATAAATTCGTGACCAAGGGAACCATTGAGGAAAAGATTGATGCCATGCTCACCCAGAAGCAGCAGCTTTCCAACGATGTGGTGGCGGCCAGCGGCGAATCCTGGCTCACAGAGATGAACAACGATGAGCTGGCTGACCTGTTCAGTCTGAATATCTAA
- a CDS encoding DUF362 domain-containing protein produces MNATNQNGIVYTTSFLSWQESLPPLLDKAGLTKHIPASKTILIKPNLVETLRPPITTPVALVRCIVDYLQKHLDNAIVIGEGCGALDYDTHRCFTELGYTKMARETGVELIDLNEAPCQRHSLPQCKRWPEFYLPEIATDSFLLSVPMLKAHTLAGVTLTMKNMMGLAPPNHYHQGGGWKKAAFHTRVHEAIADLNRYRSPDFTILDATVGMAEAHLWGPTCNPQINKLVAGFDLVAIDSYGAALLGKDWQQIGHIAEVDGELGQAAPITEIEATTEI; encoded by the coding sequence ATGAACGCAACCAATCAAAACGGCATCGTCTACACCACATCCTTCCTCTCCTGGCAAGAAAGCCTGCCCCCCTTACTGGACAAGGCAGGCCTGACAAAGCACATCCCTGCGAGCAAGACCATCCTGATCAAACCCAACTTGGTGGAAACCCTGCGCCCACCCATTACAACCCCTGTCGCGCTCGTCAGATGCATAGTGGACTATCTTCAGAAGCACCTGGACAACGCCATCGTCATCGGTGAAGGCTGTGGGGCTCTGGATTACGACACCCATCGTTGCTTCACAGAGCTAGGTTATACAAAAATGGCCCGAGAAACAGGGGTTGAGCTGATCGACCTTAATGAAGCCCCCTGCCAGCGACACAGCCTGCCCCAATGCAAACGATGGCCAGAATTTTATCTTCCAGAAATCGCGACGGACAGCTTTCTCCTCTCGGTCCCAATGCTTAAAGCACACACCCTGGCAGGGGTTACCCTAACCATGAAAAACATGATGGGTCTTGCTCCGCCGAATCATTATCATCAGGGAGGAGGCTGGAAAAAGGCGGCTTTTCACACCCGAGTCCATGAAGCTATTGCTGACCTTAACCGCTATCGCAGCCCGGACTTCACCATCCTGGACGCCACTGTGGGCATGGCAGAAGCTCATCTCTGGGGACCGACCTGCAACCCTCAGATCAACAAACTCGTCGCTGGATTTGACCTTGTGGCTATAGACAGTTATGGAGCGGCATTACTCGGAAAGGACTGGCAACAAATCGGTCATATTGCCGAAGTGGACGGGGAGCTGGGACAGGCTGCGCCGATAACAGAAATCGAAGCGACCACTGAAATATAA
- a CDS encoding FKBP-type peptidyl-prolyl cis-trans isomerase, with amino-acid sequence MKIAVCAVFSLMLIAGPAVASDPVTELKTDKQKLSYALGLDLGSYFKGLEADFDLDAIYQGISASYTGGKALLTPGEAAEIQKQFAIDQQKKKMEKTQALLETNKDAAAEFLKKNKTEKGVKVTDSGLQYKVVKEGKGEKPTATDTVKVHYKGTLIDGTEFDSSYKRNEPVTFKANKVIPGWTEALQLMTPGSKYTLYLPPELAYGDRGAPPAIQPGALLVFEVELVEIVKSDAKQEK; translated from the coding sequence ATGAAAATCGCTGTATGTGCAGTATTCAGCCTCATGCTGATTGCCGGGCCAGCTGTGGCATCAGATCCGGTGACCGAGTTGAAAACGGACAAGCAGAAGCTTAGCTATGCTCTTGGGCTTGATCTTGGTTCGTATTTTAAAGGTTTGGAAGCGGATTTTGATCTTGATGCTATTTATCAGGGTATTTCAGCCTCCTATACAGGAGGAAAAGCACTGTTGACCCCGGGTGAGGCGGCAGAGATCCAAAAACAATTTGCTATTGATCAGCAGAAGAAAAAGATGGAAAAGACCCAAGCGCTCCTGGAGACGAATAAGGACGCTGCTGCTGAGTTTTTGAAAAAAAATAAAACAGAAAAAGGGGTCAAGGTTACTGATTCCGGTTTGCAGTACAAGGTAGTTAAGGAAGGCAAGGGCGAGAAGCCGACAGCCACTGACACTGTCAAGGTTCATTATAAGGGAACTCTGATCGACGGAACCGAGTTTGACAGCTCGTATAAGCGGAATGAGCCTGTTACCTTTAAGGCGAATAAGGTTATTCCGGGCTGGACAGAGGCTTTACAGTTGATGACCCCAGGAAGTAAGTATACCTTATACCTGCCTCCTGAGCTTGCCTATGGCGATCGTGGAGCTCCCCCTGCCATTCAGCCGGGTGCCCTCCTTGTTTTCGAGGTGGAGCTGGTTGAGATCGTTAAGAGCGATGCCAAGCAAGAAAAGTAA
- a CDS encoding P-II family nitrogen regulator, giving the protein MKKIEAIIKPFKLDDVKEALGDLGVTGMTISEVKGYGRQKGHKEMYRGAEYNVDFNPKIKIELVIVAGMVDKVVEAIRESALSGKIGDGKIFVLPVEEVIRVRTGERGAEAI; this is encoded by the coding sequence ATGAAGAAAATAGAAGCCATCATCAAGCCCTTCAAGCTTGATGATGTCAAAGAGGCTCTGGGCGATCTGGGCGTCACCGGTATGACCATCAGCGAGGTCAAGGGGTACGGACGACAGAAAGGACATAAAGAAATGTACCGGGGCGCTGAGTATAATGTCGATTTCAACCCGAAGATTAAGATTGAGCTGGTTATTGTGGCCGGTATGGTCGACAAGGTGGTTGAAGCGATTCGTGAGTCCGCCCTGAGCGGCAAAATCGGTGACGGCAAGATCTTTGTTCTGCCTGTGGAAGAAGTGATCCGGGTTCGTACTGGAGAGCGGGGAGCAGAGGCTATCTGA